A window of Clavibacter michiganensis contains these coding sequences:
- a CDS encoding TMEM175 family protein, with amino-acid sequence MPTARGLERLVAFSDAVVAIAITLVVLPLVDTARDGASDSVLGFLRENAAPLGAAALSFVVIASLWQAHHSVWGRFTMATRGMMRVNFAWLAAIVFLPLPTVLIVGATSEDRLGVVIYIGTMVVATSSLAIVAELAHRAGAEDDAAEAATASLRRRRWIPAGLMALALVLAAAIPGVGTWALLVLLVAIPAERLGRPRASRG; translated from the coding sequence ATGCCCACCGCCCGCGGACTCGAGCGCCTCGTCGCCTTCAGCGACGCGGTCGTCGCCATCGCCATCACGCTCGTCGTGCTCCCGCTCGTCGACACGGCGCGCGACGGCGCCAGCGACAGCGTCCTCGGGTTCCTCCGCGAGAACGCGGCCCCGCTCGGCGCGGCGGCGCTGAGCTTCGTGGTGATCGCGAGCCTGTGGCAGGCGCACCACTCCGTGTGGGGCCGGTTCACGATGGCGACCCGCGGCATGATGCGGGTGAACTTCGCCTGGCTCGCCGCGATCGTCTTCCTGCCGCTGCCCACGGTGCTCATCGTGGGCGCGACGAGCGAGGACCGGCTCGGCGTGGTGATCTACATCGGCACGATGGTCGTCGCCACCTCCTCGCTCGCGATCGTCGCCGAGCTCGCCCATCGCGCCGGCGCCGAGGACGACGCCGCGGAGGCCGCGACCGCCTCGCTCCGCCGCCGCCGCTGGATCCCCGCGGGCCTCATGGCGCTCGCCCTCGTCCTGGCCGCGGCGATCCCCGGCGTCGGCACGTGGGCGCTGCTCGTCCTGCTCGTGGCGATCCCGGCCGAGCGGCTGGGCCGGCCCCGCGCCTCCCGCGGCTGA
- a CDS encoding aldo/keto reductase — translation MDAMADTLIPTTTFPDGRSAVALAQGTWNMGDEPAARATELDALRAGLDAGLTAIDTAEMYGSGRSEELVGEAIAGRRDEVFLISKVLPSNASRRGTGEAARRSLARLGTDRLDLYLLHWRGSHPLADTVAAMQELVEEGLIRAWGVSNLDAHDLDELAAIPGGDAVQTDQVLYNLAQRGPEADVIPWAGSRRTPVMAYSPLDQGRLATDPTLDDLAQPLGMSAGQLALAWVVRQAPHVFATAKAATVAHVAENRAALDLVIPDETLAALDRAFPAPAGAGPLAMY, via the coding sequence ATGGACGCGATGGCTGACACCTTGATCCCCACGACCACCTTCCCCGACGGCCGCAGCGCGGTCGCCCTCGCGCAGGGCACCTGGAACATGGGCGACGAGCCCGCCGCCCGCGCGACCGAGCTCGACGCCCTGCGCGCCGGCCTCGACGCGGGGCTCACCGCGATCGACACCGCCGAGATGTACGGCAGCGGGCGATCCGAGGAGCTCGTCGGCGAGGCGATCGCCGGCCGCCGCGACGAGGTCTTCCTCATCAGCAAGGTGCTCCCGTCGAACGCGTCCCGCCGCGGCACGGGCGAGGCCGCCCGCCGCAGCCTCGCCCGCCTCGGCACCGACCGGCTCGACCTCTACCTGCTGCACTGGCGCGGATCCCACCCGCTCGCCGACACGGTCGCCGCGATGCAGGAGCTCGTGGAGGAGGGCCTGATCCGCGCGTGGGGCGTCAGCAACCTCGACGCCCACGACCTCGACGAGCTGGCCGCGATCCCCGGCGGCGACGCCGTGCAGACCGACCAGGTGCTCTACAACCTCGCCCAGCGCGGGCCTGAGGCCGACGTGATCCCGTGGGCCGGCTCCCGCCGCACGCCCGTCATGGCCTACTCGCCGCTCGACCAGGGACGCCTCGCGACGGATCCGACCCTCGACGACCTCGCCCAGCCGCTCGGCATGAGCGCGGGTCAGCTCGCGCTCGCCTGGGTCGTCCGCCAGGCGCCGCACGTCTTCGCGACCGCCAAGGCCGCGACCGTCGCGCACGTCGCCGAGAACCGCGCCGCGCTCGACCTCGTGATCCCGGACGAGACGCTCGCCGCGCTCGACCGCGCGTTCCCGGCACCTGCGGGCGCGGGTCCGCTCGCGATGTACTGA
- a CDS encoding MarR family winged helix-turn-helix transcriptional regulator, whose amino-acid sequence MSTPQDLQDPLALDRQVSYSLVVAARSVTALYRPILDPLGLTHPQYLVLLALWARGPRSVKDLSHELQLDSATLSPLLKRLEAMGHVWRVRRATDERVLEIGLTDQGRELREKAVAIPQQIRDRLSMTEEQLEGLKTVLSQVIDNAKALPETI is encoded by the coding sequence ATGTCAACACCGCAGGACCTGCAGGACCCGCTCGCGCTCGACAGGCAGGTCAGCTACTCGCTCGTCGTCGCCGCCCGCAGCGTGACCGCCCTCTACCGACCCATCCTCGACCCGCTGGGGCTCACCCACCCCCAGTACCTCGTGCTCCTCGCGCTCTGGGCCCGCGGGCCCCGCTCGGTCAAGGACCTGAGCCACGAGCTCCAGCTCGACAGCGCCACGCTGTCCCCGCTCCTCAAGCGGCTCGAGGCGATGGGCCACGTGTGGCGCGTCCGCCGGGCCACCGACGAGCGCGTGCTGGAGATCGGCCTCACCGACCAGGGCCGCGAGCTCCGCGAGAAGGCCGTCGCCATCCCGCAGCAGATCCGCGACCGCCTCTCCATGACGGAGGAGCAGCTCGAAGGCCTGAAGACCGTGCTGAGCCAGGTCATCGACAACGCGAAGGCCCTCCCCGAGACCATCTGA
- a CDS encoding MATE family efflux transporter: MPALGALVAEPLFLLTDTALVGHLGSAPLAGLGIASVILQTIVGLLVFLAYATTPTVARRLGAGDRPGAIRAGIDGLWLALALGAVVLVLGLLFADPLVRALADTGGADADPAATAAVVDAARTYLGISLAGIPAMLLVIAATGLLRGLQDTRTPLVVAVSGFAANAALNALLIYGLGFGIAGSAWGTVVAQWGMASVFVVIAVRAARETGTTLRPGIRGVARSAASGGWLLVRTASLRAAILATVAVGAGLGVTGLATLQIALTLFSTVAFVLDALAIAGQALVGHGLGADDVPRVRAVARRLVQWGVGLGVILGLVLAALSPLLGPVFTGDAGIHRMLTAVTLVLAVGLPAAGYVFVLDGVLIGAGDARYLALAGLVNLAIYAPALILVAWLTETGRVAGTPALLALWAAFGLVYIGARALTLGLRARGDRWIVTGVARA, translated from the coding sequence GTGCCCGCGCTCGGCGCGCTCGTGGCCGAGCCGCTGTTCCTCCTCACCGACACGGCGCTCGTCGGGCACCTCGGCAGCGCGCCGCTCGCGGGCCTCGGCATCGCGAGCGTGATCCTGCAGACGATCGTCGGGCTCCTCGTCTTCCTCGCGTACGCGACCACGCCCACGGTCGCGCGGCGGCTCGGCGCGGGTGACCGGCCGGGCGCGATCCGCGCGGGCATCGACGGCCTGTGGCTCGCGCTCGCCCTCGGTGCCGTGGTGCTGGTGCTCGGCCTGCTGTTCGCGGATCCGCTCGTGCGTGCCCTCGCGGACACCGGCGGCGCCGACGCGGACCCCGCCGCGACCGCCGCCGTGGTCGACGCCGCGCGCACGTACCTCGGCATCTCGCTCGCCGGGATCCCCGCGATGCTCCTCGTCATCGCCGCGACCGGCCTCCTCCGCGGCCTGCAGGACACGCGCACGCCGCTCGTCGTCGCGGTCTCCGGCTTCGCGGCGAACGCGGCGCTCAACGCGCTCCTCATCTACGGCCTCGGGTTCGGCATCGCCGGATCCGCGTGGGGCACCGTGGTCGCGCAGTGGGGCATGGCGTCGGTCTTCGTCGTGATCGCCGTGCGCGCCGCCCGCGAGACGGGCACGACCCTGCGGCCCGGGATCCGCGGCGTCGCGCGCTCGGCGGCGTCGGGCGGCTGGCTGCTCGTGCGCACGGCGTCGCTCCGGGCGGCGATCCTCGCGACGGTCGCGGTGGGCGCGGGACTCGGGGTGACCGGGCTCGCGACCCTGCAGATCGCGCTCACGCTCTTCTCGACCGTGGCGTTCGTGCTCGACGCGCTCGCGATCGCGGGCCAGGCGCTCGTCGGCCACGGCCTCGGCGCCGACGACGTGCCGCGCGTCCGGGCCGTCGCCCGCCGCCTCGTGCAGTGGGGCGTCGGGCTCGGCGTGATCCTCGGCCTCGTGCTCGCGGCCCTCTCGCCGCTGCTCGGGCCGGTCTTCACGGGCGACGCGGGGATCCACCGCATGCTCACCGCCGTGACCCTCGTGCTCGCCGTCGGCCTGCCCGCCGCCGGCTACGTGTTCGTGCTCGACGGCGTGCTGATCGGCGCCGGCGACGCCCGCTACCTCGCCCTCGCGGGCCTCGTGAACCTCGCGATCTACGCGCCCGCCCTGATCCTCGTGGCCTGGCTCACCGAGACCGGCCGCGTCGCCGGCACCCCCGCCCTCCTCGCGCTGTGGGCCGCCTTCGGCCTCGTCTACATCGGCGCGCGGGCGCTGACGCTGGGCCTCCGGGCGCGCGGCGACCGGTGGATCGTGACGGGGGTCGCGCGGGCGTGA
- a CDS encoding HAD family hydrolase, with amino-acid sequence MTAPDTSTPSAAVVGSAPWSCILFDLDGTITDSAPGITAQLAKTLVFMGLPVPGPAQLLEYVGPPILDSFRDLAGMDDVAQQRALAHYREGYAGGGVFDSSVYAGVPEVLRAIHAAGIPISLATSKPESQARRVLDHYGLADVFTEVCGASEDEVRSAKADVIEEALRRLRADGIDLGNVVMVGDREHDVLGAAAHGIPTVMVGWGYGSPAEAAGTIAVVETAAELEARLLPTAARPTA; translated from the coding sequence GTGACCGCACCCGACACGTCCACGCCGTCCGCCGCCGTCGTCGGCTCCGCGCCCTGGAGCTGCATCCTCTTCGACCTCGACGGCACCATCACCGACTCGGCCCCCGGCATCACCGCGCAGCTCGCGAAGACGCTGGTCTTCATGGGCCTGCCCGTGCCCGGCCCGGCGCAGCTCCTCGAGTACGTCGGCCCGCCCATCCTCGACTCGTTCCGCGACCTCGCCGGCATGGACGACGTCGCCCAGCAGCGCGCGCTCGCCCACTACCGCGAGGGCTACGCGGGCGGCGGCGTCTTCGACAGCTCGGTGTACGCCGGCGTCCCCGAGGTGCTGCGCGCGATCCACGCGGCCGGCATCCCCATCTCCCTCGCCACCAGCAAGCCCGAGTCGCAGGCCCGCCGCGTGCTCGACCACTACGGCCTCGCCGACGTGTTCACCGAGGTCTGCGGCGCGAGCGAGGACGAGGTCCGCTCCGCGAAGGCCGACGTCATCGAGGAGGCCCTGCGCCGACTGCGCGCGGACGGGATCGACCTCGGCAACGTCGTGATGGTGGGCGACCGCGAGCACGACGTCCTCGGCGCGGCCGCCCACGGGATCCCGACCGTCATGGTCGGCTGGGGCTACGGCAGCCCGGCGGAGGCCGCGGGCACCATCGCGGTGGTCGAGACGGCCGCCGAGCTCGAGGCGCGGCTGCTCCCGACGGCCGCCCGACCCACCGCCTGA
- a CDS encoding GNAT family N-acetyltransferase — protein sequence MTTSSAPVLVTARFALEPLVVAHAREMVAVLADPALYRFTGGEPPSPAALEVRFARQAAGRSPDGSARWLVWVLRDRGSGRAAGFVQATVTGEAPTRVAEVAWLVGTAAQGSGAAAECAAAMVAWLREDGVGIVRANIHPDHAASEAVARRLGLAPTDERVDGEVRWESRAG from the coding sequence ATGACGACGTCGTCCGCTCCCGTGCTCGTCACGGCGCGGTTCGCGCTCGAGCCGCTCGTGGTCGCGCACGCGCGCGAGATGGTCGCGGTGCTCGCGGATCCGGCGCTGTACCGCTTCACCGGAGGAGAGCCGCCGTCGCCCGCCGCGCTCGAGGTCCGGTTCGCGCGGCAGGCCGCGGGGCGCTCGCCGGACGGATCCGCGCGGTGGCTCGTGTGGGTGCTGCGCGACCGCGGGTCGGGACGCGCGGCGGGGTTCGTGCAGGCGACCGTGACCGGCGAGGCGCCGACGCGGGTGGCGGAGGTCGCGTGGCTCGTGGGGACGGCGGCGCAGGGATCCGGCGCGGCGGCCGAGTGCGCGGCGGCGATGGTCGCGTGGCTGCGGGAGGACGGCGTCGGGATCGTGCGGGCGAACATCCACCCGGACCACGCGGCGTCGGAGGCGGTCGCCCGGCGGCTGGGGCTCGCGCCCACGGACGAGCGCGTCGACGGCGAGGTGCGCTGGGAGTCGCGCGCCGGCTAG
- the nucS gene encoding endonuclease NucS produces MRLVIARCSVDYAGRLSAHLPLATRLLMVKADGSLLVHSDGGSYKPLNWMSPPCSIVEVEPDDDQALAGVREIWRVVQPKTADMLVVSIHEVLHDSAHDLGVDPGLVKDGVEAHLQKLLAEQIHLLGDGHELVRREYMTAIGPVDILARDASGKSVAVELKRRGDIDGVEQLTRYLELMNRDPHLAPVTGVYAAQEIKPQARTLAEDRGIRCLLLDYDAMRGMDDGHSRLF; encoded by the coding sequence GTGCGTCTCGTCATCGCCCGCTGCTCCGTCGACTACGCCGGCCGCCTCAGCGCGCATCTCCCCCTAGCCACCCGCCTCCTCATGGTCAAGGCCGACGGGAGCCTCCTCGTCCACTCGGACGGCGGCTCCTACAAGCCGCTCAACTGGATGAGCCCGCCCTGCTCCATCGTCGAGGTCGAGCCCGACGACGACCAGGCGCTCGCGGGCGTCCGCGAGATCTGGCGCGTCGTGCAGCCGAAGACGGCCGACATGCTCGTCGTCTCCATCCACGAGGTGCTGCACGACTCGGCGCACGACCTCGGCGTCGACCCGGGCCTCGTCAAGGACGGCGTGGAGGCGCACCTGCAGAAGCTGCTGGCCGAGCAGATCCACCTGCTGGGCGACGGCCACGAGCTCGTGCGCCGCGAGTACATGACCGCCATCGGCCCGGTCGACATCCTCGCGCGCGACGCGTCCGGCAAGTCCGTCGCGGTGGAGCTCAAGCGCCGCGGCGACATCGACGGCGTCGAGCAGCTCACGCGCTACCTCGAGCTGATGAACCGGGATCCGCACCTCGCGCCGGTCACGGGCGTCTACGCCGCGCAGGAGATCAAGCCGCAGGCGCGCACGCTCGCCGAGGACCGCGGCATCCGCTGCCTCCTCCTCGACTACGACGCCATGCGCGGGATGGACGACGGGCACTCGCGCCTGTTCTGA
- a CDS encoding DMT family transporter gives MGTVWGASFLFMKVALEGVSFGQVSWTRLVLGAIALGLIVAARRLPLPKERVVWLHFAVVGVVGSAIPYSLFAWAEQHVTSGVASIYNATTPIMTALLATLAFRVERLGRRQLAGIALGIVGVVVIIGPWRLTPDAEAAASGQPLLELAGQLACLGAALCYGITFGYLRRFLTHRGIPGVVTAFMQIGMGAAAMILATPFLATGPVSLDLPVVLSLVVLGVVGTGLAYLWNMNVLLAWGPTATSTVTYITPVVGVALGILVLGETLHWNEPAGAVLVLLGVLLSQGRRRAGRGSVTRASATVAPAAAAPAATRTPPTPG, from the coding sequence ATGGGCACGGTGTGGGGCGCGAGCTTCCTCTTCATGAAGGTCGCGCTCGAGGGCGTCTCGTTCGGCCAGGTCTCGTGGACGCGGCTGGTGCTCGGCGCGATCGCGCTCGGCCTCATCGTCGCCGCGCGCCGGCTGCCGCTGCCGAAGGAGCGCGTCGTCTGGCTGCACTTCGCGGTCGTCGGCGTCGTGGGATCCGCCATCCCGTACTCGCTGTTCGCGTGGGCCGAGCAGCACGTCACGTCGGGCGTCGCGAGCATCTACAACGCGACCACGCCGATCATGACCGCGCTCCTCGCGACGCTCGCCTTCCGCGTCGAGAGGCTGGGCCGTCGCCAGCTCGCGGGCATCGCGCTGGGCATCGTCGGCGTCGTCGTGATCATCGGCCCCTGGCGACTGACGCCGGACGCGGAGGCCGCCGCGTCCGGCCAGCCCCTGCTCGAGCTCGCCGGCCAGCTCGCGTGCCTCGGCGCGGCCCTCTGCTACGGGATCACGTTCGGCTACCTCCGCCGCTTCCTCACGCACCGCGGCATCCCCGGCGTCGTGACCGCGTTCATGCAGATCGGCATGGGCGCCGCCGCGATGATCCTCGCCACCCCGTTCCTCGCGACCGGCCCCGTGTCGCTGGATCTCCCCGTCGTGCTCAGCCTCGTGGTGCTCGGCGTCGTCGGCACGGGCCTCGCCTACCTCTGGAACATGAACGTGCTCCTCGCGTGGGGGCCCACCGCCACCTCGACCGTCACGTACATCACGCCCGTGGTGGGCGTCGCGCTCGGGATCCTCGTCCTCGGCGAGACCCTGCACTGGAACGAGCCCGCCGGCGCCGTCCTCGTGCTCCTCGGCGTGCTCCTCTCCCAGGGCCGCCGCCGCGCGGGACGCGGATCCGTGACCCGGGCCTCCGCGACCGTCGCACCCGCCGCCGCCGCGCCCGCAGCGACGCGCACCCCTCCGACGCCCGGCTAG
- a CDS encoding methyltransferase family protein — translation MSRASRLPSARTWARLWFAAQALGGAAWWIAVPLVPAVRVATLGSLDPLPVALLDVPLFVVGSALAAAGIRWAAVVASAWTLLVAVALAAYATFTTEAGIGVVIMAAAALGSLVACALLLLGRLPTRWALIGPFAARPADASAPTSRHVTATALQIAVFWGSFLVVAPLGIRWLELRWRVAVPLPSWSLPVGIAVLVIASALGIWSAAAMSTRGGGTPLPAATATRLVIAGPYRFVRNPMALAGVTQAAAVGLMLGSWLVVAYAVIGSSLWNHVVRPGEEADLEARFGDPFRRYRAAVRCWVPTFPGVAATRRGR, via the coding sequence GTGAGTCGCGCGTCGCGCCTCCCATCCGCGCGCACATGGGCGCGCCTCTGGTTCGCCGCGCAGGCGCTCGGCGGGGCCGCGTGGTGGATCGCCGTCCCCCTCGTCCCGGCGGTGCGGGTCGCCACGCTCGGGTCGCTGGATCCGCTGCCCGTCGCGCTGCTCGACGTCCCGCTGTTCGTGGTGGGGTCGGCGCTGGCCGCGGCGGGGATCCGATGGGCGGCCGTCGTCGCTTCCGCGTGGACGCTCCTGGTCGCCGTCGCGCTCGCCGCATACGCGACCTTCACGACTGAGGCCGGGATCGGCGTCGTCATCATGGCGGCGGCGGCCCTCGGATCCCTCGTCGCCTGCGCCCTGCTGCTCCTCGGCCGGCTGCCGACCCGGTGGGCGCTGATCGGCCCGTTCGCCGCCCGACCCGCCGACGCGAGCGCCCCCACCTCGCGGCACGTGACGGCGACGGCCCTGCAGATCGCCGTCTTCTGGGGCTCCTTCCTCGTGGTCGCGCCGCTCGGGATCCGCTGGCTGGAGCTGCGCTGGCGGGTGGCCGTGCCGCTGCCGTCGTGGTCGCTGCCCGTGGGGATCGCCGTGCTGGTGATCGCGAGCGCGCTCGGGATCTGGTCGGCCGCCGCCATGTCTACCCGCGGCGGCGGCACCCCGCTCCCGGCGGCGACCGCCACGCGCCTCGTGATCGCGGGCCCGTACCGCTTCGTCCGCAACCCGATGGCGCTCGCGGGCGTGACGCAGGCGGCGGCGGTCGGGCTGATGCTCGGATCCTGGCTCGTCGTCGCCTACGCCGTCATCGGCTCGTCGCTCTGGAACCACGTCGTGCGGCCGGGCGAGGAGGCGGACCTCGAGGCCCGCTTCGGGGATCCGTTCCGCCGCTACCGCGCCGCCGTGCGCTGCTGGGTGCCGACGTTCCCGGGCGTCGCGGCGACGAGGCGGGGACGCTGA
- a CDS encoding ASCH domain-containing protein, translated as MPDATAPVSPPDLAAAAGMWAAYAEAHPQAAAAGREHTVEHFGDHARLADELLGIVLSGRKRATAELVADFLARGDEVPRIGSHWIACDSTGAPRIVIRSTELRVGPFTSADAAFAHDEGEDDLSLESWRTQHRIYWERVSAARGAAWSEDDEIVFERFAVVWPPEHADAR; from the coding sequence ATGCCCGATGCGACCGCGCCCGTCTCCCCACCCGACCTGGCCGCGGCCGCCGGGATGTGGGCCGCGTACGCCGAGGCGCACCCGCAGGCCGCCGCGGCCGGGCGCGAGCACACGGTCGAGCACTTCGGCGACCATGCCCGGCTCGCCGACGAGCTGCTCGGGATCGTGCTCTCCGGTCGGAAGCGCGCCACCGCCGAGCTGGTCGCGGACTTCCTCGCGCGCGGCGACGAGGTGCCGCGGATCGGATCCCACTGGATCGCCTGCGACAGCACCGGGGCGCCGCGCATCGTGATCCGTAGCACCGAGCTCCGCGTCGGCCCCTTCACGAGCGCCGACGCCGCCTTCGCGCACGACGAGGGGGAGGACGACCTCTCGCTCGAGAGCTGGCGCACGCAGCACCGGATCTACTGGGAGCGCGTCAGCGCGGCCCGCGGCGCCGCGTGGTCGGAGGACGACGAGATCGTCTTCGAGCGCTTCGCCGTGGTGTGGCCGCCGGAGCACGCGGACGCGCGGTGA
- a CDS encoding glycosyltransferase family 2 protein — protein MTIAQPTWTDGIDPDLARPGDRARYLAEGWLPVRRLDDGRQLVAAEERRRDPGFEAALAEELGGPIAVTLVDAWELKDAVLRLFGEAVADDAANRLFRRNPELSGRFVFSRGQKAGALVAAVVIVALAVVWPRQTAVGALSVVSLAFLAATTFKFLVALQGARFDVVERVTDAEVARLDDADLPVYTVLVPVFREANIVAQLIENLGGLDYPAHKLEVLILIEEEDSETRDAIVHADPPAHFHIVTVPAGQPQTKPRACNVGLTLASGEFLVIYDAEDTPDPDQLKKALIAFERGGPEMVCVQAALNYFNATENALTRMFTLEYSYWFDYMLAGLDHSELPIPLGGTSNHFRTGALVELGGWDPYNVTEDADLGIRASAVGYRVGVINSTTMEEANTSIPNFIRQRSRWIKGYMQTTLVHARRPVALIREVGIVRFLSFALLIGGTPATFLGVIPFYLVTIASLAIPNEVLASVFPAWALWTSLFNFLIGNGVMVYVSMMGPFKRGTFHLILWSLLNPVYWILHSIAAYKGLWQLLTRPHYWEKTEHGLTQQ, from the coding sequence ATGACGATCGCGCAGCCGACGTGGACGGACGGCATCGACCCGGACCTCGCCCGCCCTGGCGACCGCGCGCGCTACCTCGCCGAGGGCTGGCTCCCCGTCCGGCGGCTCGACGACGGCCGGCAGCTCGTCGCCGCGGAGGAGCGGCGCCGGGATCCGGGGTTCGAGGCCGCGCTGGCCGAGGAGCTGGGCGGGCCGATCGCGGTCACGCTCGTCGACGCGTGGGAGCTCAAGGACGCCGTCCTCCGCCTCTTCGGCGAGGCCGTCGCAGACGACGCCGCCAACCGGCTCTTCCGCCGCAACCCCGAGCTGTCCGGCCGCTTCGTCTTCTCGCGCGGCCAGAAGGCGGGGGCCCTGGTGGCCGCCGTCGTCATCGTCGCCCTGGCGGTGGTGTGGCCGCGGCAGACCGCCGTCGGCGCGCTCTCCGTGGTGAGCCTCGCGTTCCTCGCGGCGACGACGTTCAAGTTCCTGGTGGCGCTGCAGGGCGCGCGCTTCGACGTGGTGGAGCGCGTCACCGACGCGGAGGTCGCGCGCCTCGACGACGCCGACCTGCCCGTCTACACGGTGCTCGTGCCGGTGTTCCGGGAGGCCAACATCGTCGCCCAGCTCATCGAGAACCTCGGCGGCCTCGACTACCCGGCGCACAAGCTCGAGGTGCTGATCCTCATCGAGGAGGAGGACTCCGAGACCCGGGACGCGATCGTCCACGCGGATCCGCCCGCCCACTTCCACATCGTCACCGTGCCCGCCGGCCAGCCGCAGACCAAGCCGCGCGCCTGCAACGTGGGCCTCACCCTCGCGTCGGGGGAGTTCCTCGTCATCTACGACGCGGAGGACACGCCGGATCCCGACCAGCTCAAGAAGGCCCTCATCGCCTTCGAGCGCGGCGGGCCCGAGATGGTGTGCGTGCAGGCCGCCCTCAACTACTTCAACGCGACCGAGAACGCGCTGACGCGCATGTTCACGCTGGAGTACTCGTACTGGTTCGACTACATGCTCGCGGGCCTCGACCACTCGGAGCTGCCGATCCCGCTCGGCGGCACCTCGAACCACTTCCGCACGGGCGCGCTCGTCGAGCTCGGCGGCTGGGATCCCTACAACGTGACGGAGGACGCCGACCTCGGCATCCGCGCCTCGGCCGTCGGGTACCGCGTGGGCGTCATCAACTCCACCACCATGGAGGAGGCGAACACCTCCATCCCGAACTTCATCCGCCAGCGCTCGCGGTGGATCAAGGGGTACATGCAGACGACGCTCGTGCACGCCCGCCGTCCCGTCGCCCTGATCCGCGAGGTCGGGATCGTGCGCTTCCTGTCGTTCGCGCTGCTCATCGGCGGGACGCCGGCCACGTTCCTCGGCGTCATCCCCTTCTACCTGGTGACCATCGCGTCGCTGGCGATCCCGAACGAGGTGCTCGCCTCGGTCTTCCCGGCCTGGGCGCTCTGGACGAGCCTGTTCAACTTCCTCATCGGCAACGGGGTCATGGTCTACGTCTCGATGATGGGACCGTTCAAGCGCGGCACGTTCCACCTGATCCTGTGGTCGCTGCTCAACCCCGTCTACTGGATCCTCCACTCCATCGCCGCGTACAAGGGCCTCTGGCAGCTGCTCACCCGGCCGCACTACTGGGAGAAGACGGAGCACGGCCTCACCCAGCAGTGA
- a CDS encoding GNAT family N-acetyltransferase yields MSASPLPALLETARLRMRPLGPSDVDVVHRLWAERDPRHPARRRLDDEGRPSREEVRDRLTVQAEESLRTGIGLLAIERRDEPGAIGYCGLVVGSASVDEPEMAFELLREVHGSGLATEAARAVVEAARASGRARLWSTVRRWNAASFRVLEKAGFTESGRVTPDPEDGDTVWMVRDLGEPSPHGG; encoded by the coding sequence ATGTCCGCGTCCCCGCTGCCCGCGCTCCTCGAGACCGCCCGCCTCCGGATGCGGCCGCTGGGCCCGTCGGACGTCGACGTCGTCCACCGCCTCTGGGCCGAGCGCGATCCCCGCCACCCCGCGAGGCGACGCCTCGACGATGAGGGCCGCCCGTCGCGCGAGGAGGTGCGCGACCGCCTCACGGTGCAGGCCGAGGAGTCGCTCCGGACGGGGATCGGTCTGCTCGCGATCGAGCGCCGGGACGAGCCGGGAGCGATCGGCTACTGCGGCCTCGTCGTCGGCAGCGCATCCGTGGACGAGCCCGAGATGGCCTTCGAGCTGCTCCGCGAGGTGCACGGCTCGGGGCTCGCGACGGAGGCAGCGCGCGCCGTGGTCGAGGCCGCCCGCGCGTCGGGCCGCGCACGGCTCTGGTCGACCGTGCGCCGGTGGAACGCCGCGTCCTTCCGCGTGCTCGAGAAGGCGGGCTTCACGGAGAGCGGCCGCGTCACGCCGGATCCCGAGGACGGCGACACCGTCTGGATGGTGCGCGACCTCGGCGAACCGTCGCCGCACGGCGGCTAG